From a region of the Brachionichthys hirsutus isolate HB-005 chromosome 9, CSIRO-AGI_Bhir_v1, whole genome shotgun sequence genome:
- the brdt gene encoding bromodomain testis-specific protein — MTHLVVRLNGNPTPPEVVNGKKPGRVTNQLQYLEKVVIKALWRHHFAWPFHQPVDAVALRLPDYYTIITNPMDLGTINKRLQNKYYWQALECIRDFKTMFTNCYVYNRPGDDIVFMAQTLEKVFLDKVSQMAEEECEVAPVTGRQATAGSAAQRAVVPEDAPQQAIEKGLKMKPDPTPSVAHDVSSVRDGLASCSLLARRGSGRPIMPPKRDLPSHEGKRVRLSEQLGCCNGILKEMLSKRHYEYAWPFYTPVDAMAMGLHDYHDIIQQPMDLGSIKKKMDQREYASANGFAADVRLMFSNCYKYNPPLHEVVSMARKLQEVFESRYMKLSQEAEVGSVSPRHADEGKAAATARLSTSSSEGESSSEGATQLASLEEGLKAVSAQLRRLSQAPLRKPRKKGKVNKQKGSVEKDVARLKHKTILGKSLTTPASRFFVCKCISRHGNRQNIPSVLPLKYEDGFSLPVTHREKRKLKSDIEKLPCDRLGQLVNIIHARESFLQHSNPQEVEIDFEMLMPSTLRALQRFAAACLKKCNQGSSMPKTKRQKAPGSRREAEAKVNLLSACLDHDAGHPQQQKPEARPHAMMQTICQDIVLKNVESWARLVKKSVAATAKSSKESFQQFRKVALEKREREKALKDKLVQEEDKDAPERTSPPAPWKTELKPVKEGLDSPEVPSSTPKDAEQHVESPVRSRPSAVQSSLGIDREIARRKEQERRRRETMSAGDLNRQRDIMTAFELDMDVDSFWVISTKEDFSSSE, encoded by the exons ATGACCCATCTTGTAGTCAGACTAAA TGGAAATCCCACTCCACCAGAGGTCGTGAATGGGAAGAAGCCTGGACGCgtaaccaatcagctgcagtATCTGGAGAAGGTGGTGATCAAAGCTTTATGGAGGCACCACTTCGCGTGGCCCTTTCACCAGCCGGTGGATGCAGTGGCGCTGCGTCTCCCA GATTATTATACGATTATTACAAATCCTATGGATCTGGGCACTATAAACAAACGTCTTCAGAACAAGTATTACTGGCAAGCACTTGAGTGTATACGAGACTTCAAGACCATGTTCACCAACTGCTACGTTTACAATCGG CCTGGAGATGACATAGTCTTCATGGCCCAGACCCTGGAGAAGGTCTTTTTAGACAAAGTGTCGCAGATGGCTGAGGAGGAGTGTGAAGTTGCACCAGTGACTGGGAGGCAGGCCACTGCAG GCTCAGCAGCTCAGAGAGCCGTCGTGCCAGAAGATGCGCCCCAGCAGGCG ATTGAAAAGGGTTTAAAGATGAAACCGGACCCGACGCCCTCCGTGGCCCACGATGTGTCCTCGGTGAGGGATGGCCTCGCGTCTTGTTCATTGCTCGCTAGGAGAGGCAGCGGGCGGCCCATCATGCCTCCTAAGAGAGACCTGCCTTCACACGAGGGCAAGAGGGTCAGGCTGTCTGAGCAGCTCGGCTGCTGCAACGGCATTCTGAAGGAAATGCTGTCCAAGAGGCACTATGAATACGCATGGCCCTTTTATACGCCCGTCGATGCCATGGCAATGGGTCTGCACGACTACCATGACATCATTCAGCAGCCGATGGACCTCGGCAGCATCAAG AAAAAGATGGACCAGCGGGAATATGCAAGTGCAAACGGGTTTGCTGCTGACGTTCGTCTGATGTTCTCCAACTGTTACAAATACAACCCACCTTTGCATGAGGTGGTCTCCATGGCGAGGAAACTGCAG GAGGTTTTTGAGTCCCGATATATGAAACTTTCCCAGGAAGCAGAGGTGGGTTCTGTTTCTCCTCGGCACGCTGACGAAGGAAAAGCGGCCGCAACAGCACGTCTGTCCACCTCGAGCTCTGAGGGTGAAAGCTCCTCTGAGGGGGCGACGCAGCTGGCCAGTCTGGAGGAGGGG TTGAAAGCTGTCAGTGCTCAGCTGCGCAGGCTTTCTCAGGCTCCCCTGAGGAAACcaaggaagaaaggaaaagtGAACAAGCAGAAAGGATCCGTGGAAAAGGACGTTGCTAGATTGAAGCACAAAACCATTTTAGGAAAAAGCCTCACGACACCTGCTTC GCGTTTCTTTGTCTGTAAATGCATCTCAAGACACGGCAACAGACAAAATATCCCCAGCGTGTTACCGTTGAAATACGAGGATGGATTCTCGTTACCGGTGACCCACCgggagaagaggaagctgaaATCAGACATAGAAAAGCTGCCTTGTGACCGGCTGGGCCAGCTGGTGAACATCATTCATGCCCGTGAGTCATTCCTGCAACACTCCAATCCACAGGAGGTTGAGATTGACTTTGAAATGCTCATGCCGTCCACACTGAGAGCCCTGCAACGCTTTGCTGCAGCTTGTCTGAAGAAGTGCAACCAGGGAAGTAGCA TGCCAAAAACAAAGAGGCAGAAAGCTCCAGGTTCTCGCCGGGAGGCTGAGGCGAAGGTAAATCTGTTGAGCGCTTGCTTGGATCACGATGCTGGTCA TCCTCAGCAGCAGAAGCCCGAGGCCCGCCCCCACGCCATGATGCAGACCATCTGTCAA GACATTGTTCTTAAAAATGTCGAGTCTTGGGCGAGACTGGTGAAGAAGTCAGTCGCAGCAACAGCCAAATCTTCAAAGGAAAGTTTCCAGCAGTTCCGTAAGGTTGCCTTAGAAAAGAGGGAGCGTGAAAAAGCACTAAAGGACAAACTGGTGCAAGAGGAGGACAAGGATGCTCCTGAACGGACCAG CCCACCGGCCCCGTGGAAAACGGAACTGAAACCTGTTAAAGAGGGGCTTGATTCACCAGAGGTGCCGTCCAGCACTCCTAAAGACGCTGAGCAGCACGTGGAGTCTCCCGTACGAAGCCGGCCTTCGGCCGTACAGTCCTCGTTGGGTATAGACAGAGAGATCGCCCGTAGGAAGGAGCAGGAGCGCCGTCGGAGGGAGACT ATGTCTGCTGGAGACTTGAATCGGCAGAGAGACATCATGACCGCGTTTGAGCTTGACATGGATGTTGATTCTTTCTGGGTCATATCAACCAAGGAAGACTTTTCCTCCAGTGAATAA